In a single window of the Chiloscyllium plagiosum isolate BGI_BamShark_2017 chromosome 32, ASM401019v2, whole genome shotgun sequence genome:
- the LOC122539531 gene encoding prostate androgen-regulated mucin-like protein 1 homolog, which yields MLCNVALAAWLLTAAFSLRNSTTEHTTEPVSLSLEPRNGSGASPFIISQSTTQTSLTTNTVSRANGPHEGTASSLAATVSTSTKSNAAGTERSTSTNSISTRGLSTVTTIRGTKDVATHSQQVLTFETGTTDATSKPQSTLNHSIDTSSSLSISTSAQKTDQFSTSLTAATSQTTRSSQPPSGLSPSTDISTPPSKSTIISVPQSTSTFNLSTGFGQLSTPVQVLPASTSVQTAGKSSTQFSSTIAQTVATTSLPETSSTVNQQTKPTSVPSVTSTVPQTESSVTTLETTSVMTEKETVTVISTSLSSLSTPTPSALPELISKTSNTTTRPTQEATANTEGFPNHSSAGSVAAVSVVVILAVVALLGGFIYFKLRNSGYGRLLDDQDYGTWGNYNNPLYDDS from the exons ATGCTCTGCAATGTTGCCCTGGCTGCTTGGCTGCTAACTGCAG CGTTTAGTCTTAGGAATTCAACGACAGAACATACAACAGAACCAGTGTCCCTGAGTTTGGAACCCAGAAATGGTTCAGGGGCAAGTCCATTTATCATCTCTCAATCTACCACCCAAACATCACTTACAACCAACACTGTATCGCGTGCCAATGGACCCCATGAAGGTACTGCATCCAGCCTTGCTGCTACAGTATCCACAAGCACCAAATCTAACGCTGCTGGCACAGAGAGATCtacttcaacaaactcaatctcTACTAGAGGGTTATCAACAGTGACGACAATAAGAGGTACCAAGGATGTTGCTACACATTCCCAACAAGTCCTTACATTTGAAACAGGGACTACAGATGCTACAAGTAAGCCACAGTCAACTTTAAATCATTCAATAGATACAAGTTCATCATTGTCCATATCAACCTCAGCCCAAAAAACAGATCAATTCTCTACATCGCTAACTGCTGCCACTTCCCAAACTACAAGGAGCTCACAGCCTCCTTCAGGTTTATCCCCATCAACTGACATCAGCACACCACCATCAAAGTCAACAATTATCAGTGTACCACAGTCAACGTCAACTTTCAACCTGTCTACAGGTTTTGGACAGTTATCTACCCCAGTCCAAGTGCTCCCAGCATCTACTTCAGTCCAAACTGCAGGAAAATCGAGTACACAGTTCAGTTCAACCATTGCCCAAACCGTAGCTACTACAAGTTTACCAGAGACGTCCAGCACTGTCAATCAACAAACCAAACCAACATCTGTACCATCTGTAACTTCCACTGTACCCCAGACAGAAAGCAGCGTGACGACATTGGAAACCACTTCTGTCATGACTGAAAAGGAAACAGTTACTGTGATCTCAACCTCGTTGTCTTCATTGTCGACTCCAACACCATCAGCTTTACCTGAACTGATTTCAAAAACCTCAAACACAACAACCCGTCCAACCCAGGAAGCCACTGCAAACACTGAAGGATTCCCAAACCATTCGAGTGCAG GAAGTGTAGCAGCAGTCTCTGTAGTGGTTATCTTAGCAGTGGTGGCCTTACTTGGAGGATTCATCTACTTTAAGTTAAG AAACTCTGGGTATGGACGACTGCTTGATGATCAGGACTATGGGACCTGGGGTAATTACAATAACCCTTTGTATGATGATTCTTAA